Proteins encoded in a region of the Bactrocera tryoni isolate S06 chromosome 4, CSIRO_BtryS06_freeze2, whole genome shotgun sequence genome:
- the LOC120773909 gene encoding rootletin isoform X2 gives MDVRNWKKVLLHWVTECGFVAANYFSLEQTDIDEFYRNFRLNHNLLQKSELQDNVISFLKDQYADYTPLLDDENTISSTEYIYVYSLFLHFCCVKCPETNFHDICKRLSVNNQRNIAAFFNELIDCQSINREKLRQAIAGTALRSNNSPGTASDSHSSSNNSTGTTNNYSSSSFPRLDSPCRPSRYAAGNSSPRIVPPTPKSAMLEERTRELYNLRAQLETERYEKGLLEVQIKQNEEKMKKLNQDHKKLQQTIQDLKNDILTQNTTESSSPKNKDGEQMKRRLCREVSQKETEIAKLNEVLGNLREEKNLVQEKLRHAEKQIMVCMNRITELDLKVDELTTELEQKEFTIQCLSENKLELEQFINETRSTGNNSRPDYLDASFSPPTDGSSSSPENLARSVVDVQLREKEHENSELRDELCMLRSNNKRLADLIRKFTTKHAQEFNIATRIGRAEEHKEITPADCLNHLVDYVEQLGSYYKDEKGRVKALQGELQSKQRRNDELNRSLLEFEKEVGALKEQLESVDNLNLELEQAKKRMQEKIIRCEQEITNINEQKYELVARLDTLASDYDTHKHKCAAQRQEYTTKIKNLGSEISDYEKVNASIRKENEDLNDEVATLRKKIETLQQGMLNNTDEIRTLNDRIKNYQNELEAHDKTEKMLKEKYEKILVQHEDTKRDRRETADHLEAMQNKITVKEFEMGKLGVEIIEVRKKNDELETRIDTLLTEFKTEKHNYELAINTRDERIRKLTDERNTVEESFGKLKKENELLQQDFKEAKEELSAALKTFNALNVLLCGEKSNTSVNLAQRLSEVLSSNKRLAEEKLELNKKLEHMSCNHNETVSKMEVVEQQMKNLITEKEEVEANYKVLLEQSDMKLKSAEDQIKIYEEDIGNLKEAFKQVTDEMQNALQVNTEDHTVRLMELGVEHERVVNALQVELTATKEELSLKEHNLKTLMEESSVVKKKLEESIQRLEEVQNEHLQFGKASTEKLKALEAQMDKVVKENKTLLHEIDTFKAEHNKVNGKILEADSALNELNAQLLQELDHKGELSVKLQASETRLFETEQKLESILTEKAHTISGLKTAYESQTAVLKRAENQVSTYEKANLKQTQQIATLQQNLQKVSEEKERLSKDVASFTSQLQREQDEKSALLASLEQTADQLKLAICEKDQQAKILEKSCDELNNQLRDANELVAKLQTDISAKEAQLQRLQEEQEHERDNWQTKLSEMMRMLAEQSVEQENNDSILEQIITVIENHCNSAGDAEKTLIDEFIKVPASEKATQLGKLRGALNGLLHNIAQLHTQLDQTEQKRQGAVEVLEKANDKLNNQLLSRNAEITELQQQLIGERKQSAVAEHLKDELHELKAVNEKLRAQLVQLEHEYSAVKEQYQNATSALERLEQEKQEVKNELQRANENVTRLIQGSDALRQEKDTLVEQLQELRLQLTQTSVQHSSTESMVKNILQNSTTLERKLDATENELKLLRMQLQTLESKKEELAAENIKLRETQEAYQKRIEKMAVKLGDTQARCSKSEHENEKLNETLNTTKSSVEKLKREKSTLEADKQVLQERVAATERSQQQLIAKVHQLEQTKQTLETEKKQLEAAEADAKAKVTKLEKIRQMNEEKIRKLNYSLETTEASNVRLNHEIGAINSQLNELQNTISADNTAEKLKVALEEREQALARANEYEALANKLQADAEQLHEQNSNINDQLSKISLSLQISQEKCEKLSQQMCDLEMDMCALKEEKAQIENEHLNTCAKLKAYEVQNSNLRSEREEKVVVLEAQLEQIRKELSVKAEEITTLQSERDSLRCGNQEDDEELEQLRKRLAAAEKQVESEQQANTQLRVDNQILQAKYRDSKQRLQEQTEKAEERIKENRLEMEVKLDKMKNKMDGPNSLDDSMSALLSTTGGGGARKKLTGITNYKRPGPPTPSKHGGRLSLGGSSEPPREILKEVNDYGSSAKTPVRFGFFASKFSLGNSNPKDEAKKLSADLLKAVQRKNFEAMCLKSPDNICTSTPRKSKSHFDRRGLFKQFMALSGSSMLSLTVEKCPPTTTHTEELKAVPVPTLSLADVSAISHAPASQTHLKMLEQQRVARKRRSSLLRLQIGRRLKNLPASSPITTDTPSTGTPQTPRKVGKKPLKPLMEDFDRHREDIITPTTGTTTSATTATVTTTTASSGDALRRGSGFGGRHRRRSKRDRGPRLSLYASGGGHRTPSRNKLREQMRKKAHKQRRDNFNRGRAIPTDQRLQGGQQCNESVRESEDNNNSHTIRLNATIVLSKKCEHPEDYDTPEYTSNYFSEIISGSQGVIEETSAEHRANVSLNPHETNISPDYAYDTNLTQLALNEQTKRNHSGDEDSLTETSNNGDESETNADDSDSSSLNTSLPVERSLRNEPADEPSTLDEIEIYDARSRHFEQLASETSSAAPFAVTDFAFDVIASPIRRRSVKHRHSVTYTLVPKCAKVTLAANLELDTPQVLAMKALGESEQNDGDKAAQITLADVVRLWSSIWVRLDQQLQLTVTIAVFAPIIALIYLIFSLYV, from the exons ATGGATGTGAGAAATTGGAAAAAAGTCCTATTGCATTGG GTAACTGAATGCGGATTTGTTGCCGCTAATTACTTCAGCTTGGAACAGACAGATATTGAcgaattttatagaaattttcgCTTAAATCacaatttattacaaaagtCAGAATTACAAGACAACGTAATAAGTTTCTTAAAAG ACCAATATGCCGATTATACTCCCCTACTGGACGATGAAAATACTATCAGTTCAACAGAGTATATCTATGTTTATTCcctatttttacatttttgttgtgtAAAATGTCCAGAAACAAATTTTCATGACATCTGTAAGAGATTGTCTGTAAACAATCAACGAAATATTGCTGCCTTCTTCAATGAGTTAATTGATTGTCAGTCCATAAACCGAGAAAAGTTGCGACAAGCTATTGCTGGTACAGCTTTGCGAAGTAACAATTCGCCGGGTACAGCAAGTGACAGTCACTCTAGCAGCAATAACTCAACGGGTACCACTAATAATTATTCGTCATCATCTTTCCCCCGTCTGGACTCACCATGTCGACCGTCACGCTATGCTGCAGGCAATAGCAGTCCACGTATTGTACCGCCAACACCAAAATCTGCAATGTTGGAGGAGCGAACACGAGAGCTCTATAATTTGCGA gcACAACTGGAGACAGAGAGATACGAGAAGGGGCTGCTGGAagtgcaaataaaacaaaatgaagaaaagatgaagaaattaa ATCAAGATCATAAAAAGCTGCAACAAACAATTCAAGATTTAAAAAACGATATACTCACGCAAAATACAACAGAAAGCAGTTCCCCAAAAAATAAAGATGGAGAACAG ATGAAACGTCGTTTATGCAGAGAAGTGTCCCAAAAGGAAACCGAAATAGCAAAACTCAACGAGGTGCTGGGAAATCTAAGGGAGGAAAAGAATTTGGTTCAAGAGAAG cTTCGTCATgctgaaaaacaaataatggtttgCATGAATCGTATTACAGAGCTGGACCTGAAAGTCGATGAGCTTACTACTGAACTCGAG CAAAAAGAGTTCACCATACAATGTTTAAGTGAAAACAAACTAGAACTGGAACAGTTTATAAATGAAACGCGTTCGACGGGGAATAATTCACGCCCTGATTATTTGGATGCTTCATTCTCCCCACCCACTGATGGAAGTTCAAGTAGTCCTGAAAATCTCGCACGCTCTGTGGTCGATGTGCAATTGCGCGAAAAGGAACACGAAAATTCTGAACTACGCGACGAATTGTGCATGCTAAGGAGCAACAACAAACGTTTGGCCGACTTAATAcgaaaatttacaacaaaacatGCGCAGGAATTCAACATAGCCACAAGAATTGGAAGAGCGGAAGAGCACAAAGAAATCACGCCAGCCGATTGTCTCAATCATTTGGTTGACTATGTCGAACAACTGGGTTCGTATTATAAAGACGAAAAGGGTCGGGTGAAAGCCTTACAAGGCGAACTACAGTCCAAGCAGCGGCGTAACGATGAACTCAATCGCAGCCTGTTAGAGTTCGAGAAGGAGGTGGGCGCACTGAAGGAACAACTAGAAAGTGTAGACAATTTAAATCTGGAGCTGGAGCAAGCGAAGAAACGTATGCAAGAAAAGATAATACGTTGCGAACAGGAGATTACCAACATTAACGAGCAGAAATACGAGTTGGTCGCCAGGCTCGACACGCTGGCCAGTGACTATGACACGCACAAGCATAAGTGTGCCGCACAGCGTCAAGAATACacgacaaaaattaaaaatctaggTAGTGAAATATCAGACTATGAAAAAGTCAATGCTTCGATACGGAAGGAAAACGAAGACTTGAACGACGAGGTGGCCACGCTGCGTAAGAAGATAGAAACACTGCAACAAGGCATGCTCAACAACACCGATGAGATACGAACATTAAATGATCGCATCAAAAACTATCAAAATGAATTGGAGGCGCACGACAAAACCGAGAAAATGCTGAAggagaaatacgaaaaaatactCGTGCAACATGAAGACACCAAACGTGACAGGCGTGAAACCGCCGATCACCTGGAAGCCATGCAGAATAAGATCACGGTGAAAGAATTCGAAATGGGCAAACTGGGCGTGGAAATAATCGAGGTGCGCAAGAAGAATGATGAGCTGGAGACGCGCATTGACACGCTTCTAACGGAATTCAAAACCGAAAAACATAACTACGAATTGGCCATAAATACGCGCGATGAACGCATACGTAAACTAACAGACGAGCGTAATACGGTGGAGGAAAGCTTCGGCAAGCTAAAGAAAGAGAATGAGCTATTGCAGCAGGACTTCAAGGAGGCAAAGGAAGAGCTGAGCGCGGCGCTTAAGACATTCAATGCTTTGAATGTGCTATTGTGCGGCGAAAAATCCAATACCTCCGTTAATTTGGCACAAAGACTATCGGAAGTCTTAAGCAGCAACAAACGCTTGGCCGAGGAGAAACTGGAGCTCAATAAAAAATTGGAGCATATGAGCTGTAATCACAACGAAACGGTTTCGAAAATGGAAGTTGTGGAACAGCAAATGAAGAATCTCATCACAGAAAAAGAGGAAGTGGAAGCCAATTACAAAGTGCTATTGGAACAGAGTGACATGAAGCTGAAAAGTGCGGAAGATCAAATCAAAATTTACGAGGAAGACATTGGCAATTTGAAAGAGGCCTTCAAGCAGGTCACGGATGAGATGCAAAATGCGCTACAGGTGAACACCGAAGATCACACGGTGCGTTTGATGGAACTTGGTGTTGAGCACGAACGCGTTGTGAATGCGCTGCAGGTAGAGCTTACCGCCACAAAGGAAGAGTTGAGCCTTAAGGAACACAATCTGAAGACGCTCATGGAAGAGAGTAGCGTAGTCAAGAAGAAGCTGGAAGAGAGCATACAGCGCTTGGAAGAAGTACAAAACGAACACTTGCAATTTGGCAAAGCCAGTACTGAAAAGCTCAAAGCTTTGGAGGCACAAATGGATAAAGTAGTAAAGGAAAATAAAACGCTGCTGCATGAAATCGATACCTTCAAGGCTGAACACAACAAGGTCAATGGTAAAATACTCGAAGCCGACAGCGCCTTAAACGAACTGAATGCGCAGCTGCTGCAAGAGTTAGATCACAAGGGTGAATTGAGCGTGAAGCTGCAGGCAAGTGAAACGCGGTTATTTGAAACCGAGCAAAAGCTCGAGAGCATACTCACGGAGAAGGCGCACACTATAAGTGGTCTGAAAACCGCCTACGAGAGTCAAACAGCCGTGCTGAAACGCGCCGAAAATCAAGTGAGCACCTACGAAAAGGCAAACTTGAAGCAAACCCAACAAATTGCCACACTGCAGCAGAATTTGCAAAAGGTCAGCGAAGAAAAGGAGCGACTGAGCAAAGATGTCGCTTCGTTCACATCACAATTGCAGCGCGAGCAAGACGAAAAGTCGGCGCTGTTAGCTTCGTTAGAGCAAACAGCCGATCAACTCAAGTTGGCGATCTGTGAGAAGGATCAGCAAGCAAAGATATTGGAAAAAAGTTGCGATGAGCTCAATAATCAACTGCGGGATGCCAATGAACTTGTCGCTAAGCTACAAACTGATATCTCAGCCAAAGAGGCACAATTGCAGCGGCTGCAAGAAGAGCAAGAGCACGAGCGCGACAATTGGCAGACGAAGTTGTCGGAAATGATGCGCATGCTGGCCGAGCAGTCGGTGGAGCAGGAAAACAACGACAGCATATTAGAGCAAATCATCACGGTGATCGAGAATCACTGCAATTCAGCGGGCGATGCGGAGAAGACGCTAATCGATGAGTTCATAAAGGTGCCCGCCTCTGAAAAGGCCACGCAACTGGGTAAACTGCGTGGGGCGCTCAATGGGCTGCTGCATAATATCGCACAACTGCACACACAACTCGACCAGACCGAACAGAAACGACAGGGCGCTGTTGAGGTGTTGGAAAAGGCGAACGACAAGCTGAACAATCAACTGCTTAGCCGAAATGCCGAAATCACCGAGCTGCAACAGCAACTAATTGGCGAGCGTAAGCAAAGCGCCGTGGCGGAACATCTGAAAGACGAACTGCATGAATTGAAAGCTGTCAACGAAAAGTTGAGAGCGCAGTTGGTACAGCTCGAGCATGAGTACAGCGCGGTTAAAGAGCAATACCAGAACGCCACAAGTGCGCTGGAACGCTTGGAGCAGGAGAAGCAAGAAGTCAAAAACGAACTGCAACGCGCCAATGAGAATGTTACGCGCCTCATACAAGGCAGCGATGCATTGCGGCAGGAGAAAGACACGCTCGTCGAACAGCTGCAAGAGCTGCGTCTACAGCTCACACAAACCAGCGTGCAGCACAGTTCGACCGAGTCAATGGTGAAGAATATCTTACAGAATTCCACTACACTGGAGCGTAAGCTGGACGCCACCGAGAACGAATTGAAATTGCTGCGTATGCAGTTGCAAACGCTGGAGAGCAAGAAGGAAGAATTGGCTGCTGAgaatatcaagttgcgtgaaACACAGGAGGCTTATCAGAAACGTATTGAAAAAATGGCTGTCAAGTTGGGCGATACGCAAGCGCGTTGCTCGAAGAGTGAGCACGAAAACGAAAAGCTCAACGAGACGCTGAATACAACAAAGAGTAGCGTCGAGAAGTTGAAACGCGAAAAGAGCACGTTGGAGGCTGACAAACAAGTGCTGCAAGAGCGCGTAGCCGCCACAGAACGCAGCCAACAACAGCTAATCGCCAAGGTGCATCAACTGGAGCAAACGAAGCAGACACTCGAGACGGAGAAAAAGCAATTAGAAGCCGCTGAGGCAGATGCTAAAGCCAAAGTGACAAAACTCGAGAAAATACGTCAAATGAATGAGGAGAAAATACGAAAGTTGAACTATTCGCTTGAGACAACCGAAGCGAGCAATGTGCGTTTGAATCACGAAATCGGTGCCATCAACTCGCAACTGAACGAACTACAGAACACCATTAGTGCAGACAACACTGCCGAGAAGTTGAAGGTCGCACTTGAGGAACGCGAACAAGCGCTGGCACGTGCTAACGAATACGAAGCGCTTGCAAATAAGCTGCAAGCCGATGCCGAACAATTGCATGAGCAAAATTCCAATATCAACGATCAACTATCGAAAATCTCTCTATCACTGCAGATATCACAAGAGAAATGCGAAAAATTGTCGCAACAAATGTGCGACCTCGAGATGGACATGTGCGCGCTGAAGGAGGAAAAAGCGCAAATTGAAAACGAACACTTGAATACCTGTGCCAAGTTGAAGGCATACGAAGTGCAAAATAGTAACTTGCGTTCGGAGCGCGAGGAGAAAGTCGTCGTACTCGAAGCGCAACTGGAACAAATCCGAAAGGAGTTAAGCGTCAAAGCCGAAGAGATTACAACGCTGCAGTCGGAGCGTGACAGCTTGCGCTGTGGCAATCAAGAGGACGACGAGGAGCTGGAGCAATTGCGTAAACGTTTGGCTGCTGCCGAGAAGCAAGTCGAATCGGAGCAGCAGGCCAATACCCAACTACGTGTGGACAATCAAATTTTACAAGCCAAATACCGCGATTCCAAGCAACGTCTGCAGGAGCAAACCGAAAAGGCGGAGGAACGTATCAAAGAGAATCGCCTGGAGATGGAGGTCAAGTTGGATAAAATGAAGAACAAAATG GATGGCCCCAACAGCTTGGATGACAGCATGAGCGCTTTATTAAGTACAACAGGTGGTGGTGGTGCGCGCAAGAAACTCACCGGCATCACGAATTATAAGCGTCCCGGCCCGCCGACGCCGAGCAAACATGGCGGTCGGCTCTCGTTGGGCGGCAGCTCGGAGCCGCCACGCGAAATACTCAAAGAAGTGAATGATTACGGCAGCTCGGCGAAAACTCCGGTGCGTTTTGGCTTCTTCGCGTCGAAATTCAGCCTGGGCAATAGCAATCCAAAGGATGAG GCTAAAAAATTGTCAGCTGATCTGCTTAAGGCTGTGCAAAGGAAAAACTTCGAAGCGATGTGCTTGAAGAGTCCCGATAATATTTGCACCTCAACGCCGCGCAAAAGCAAATCGCATTTCGATCGTCGTGGTCTATTCAAACAATTCATGGCGCTATCCGGTTCGTCGATGCTTTCGCTAACCGTCGAGAAGTGTCCGCCAACAACAACGCACACCGAAGAATTGAAAGCGGTGCCGGTGCCAACACTCTCCTTGGCCGATGTGTCGGCCATCAGTCATGCGCCAGCGTCGCAAACGCATTTGAAAATGTTGGAGCAACAACGTGTCGCACGTAAACGACGTAGCTCGCTGTTACGACTACAAATCGGACGTAGGTTGAAAAATTTGCCGGCCAGCAGTCCGATTACAACGGATACACCATCCACCGGCACGCCACAAACACCGCGGAAAGTTGGCAAGAAACCGTTAAAGCCGCTAATGGAAGACTTCGATCGGCATCGCGAAGACATAATCACTCCCACCACTGGTACAACCACTTCGGCTACTACGGCAACGGTCACCACGACAACTGCCAGTTCAGGCGATGCGCTGAGACGTGGCAGCGGTTTTGGCGGTCGCCATCGTCGTCGTTCGAAGCGTGATCGCGGACCACGTTTGTCGTTGTACGCCAGTGGCGGCGGTCATCGTACACCGAGTCGCAACAAATTGCGCGAACAAATGCGCAAGAAGGCACACAAACAGCGCCGCGACAATTTCAATCGCGGGCGTGCAATACCAACTGATCAACGCCTCCAAGGCGGCCAGCAGTGCAATGAAAGTGTGCGCGAGAGTGAAGATAACAATAATAGTCACACGATACGACTGAATGCCACGATTGTGCTGTCGAAAAAATGCGAACACCCTGAAGACTATGATACACCGGAGTATACCTCGAATTATTTCAGTGAAATTATATCCGGTTCGCAGGGAGTTATTGAAGAGACCAGCGCTGAACACAGAGCAAACGTTTCGCTCAATCCTCATGAGACCAATATTTCACCGGATTATGCTTACGATACGAACCTTACGCAATTAGCATTGAATGAGCAAACCAAGAGAAATCACTCCGGCGACGAAGATAGTTTAACGGAAACTTCGAACAACGGTGATGAAAGTGAAACGAATGCTGATGATAGCGATTCGTCCAGCTTAAACACTTCGCTGCCGGTGGAACGCAGTCTCAGAAACGAGCCAGCGGATGAACCATCAACGCTTGATGAAATCGAAATATACGATGCTCGCTCGCGACATTTCGAACAACTTGCTTCGGAGACTTCATCGGCGGCACCGTTCGCTGTAACCGACTTTGCATTCGATGTTATTGCCTCGCCGATAAGACGTCGCTCCGTCAAGCATAGACATTCCGTGACATACACACTCGTGCCGAAGTGCGCCAAAGTGACGCTGGCGGCGAACTTGGAGCTCGATACGCCGCAAGTGTTGGCTATGAAAGCGCTCGGCGAAAGTGAGCAAAACGATGGCGACAAAGCGGCGCAGATTACGCTCGCGGATGTGGTGCGTTTGTGGTCAAGCATCTGGGTGCGTTTGGACCAACAACTACAGTTAACCGTCACAATCGCGGTCTTTGCGCCGATAATCGCTTTGATCTATCTGATCTTTTCGTTATATGTGTGA